The nucleotide window CCTGCAAAAGCCGCTGACCACGTTCCCGATCCAAATGTCCGTCTACAAGAAGCTGCCGCCGGGAGTTTTGCCGGACGTGATGGTTATCGGCAGCCATCGGATCGAGGCTAGAGCCCTGATGAACGCGGTGCTGAGCCAGCAGGTGTTCAAGATCCCGAACCCCTGTCAGACGATCAAGGACACGTTCAAGATCTCGACGGCGACGGGCCAGTGCGTCGGCACGGTGACCGTGTACGCGAGGGCCTCCGGTTTCGGTCGGAAGATCATCACGCGGTTCCAGATACCGCACAACAGGAAACCGTACCTGTTCAAGGGCGCCGAGGACAGCCCCGTTTTCCAGTGCAAAAAGATACCGTCCGTCTGCTACGCGCCTGTCCCGGTCAAGTGTACCTGCGCGACGAAAGGCCACCACGACGGCGGCGGAGAGTCCTCGCCCTCGCCCTCGCGAAGGACCTGTTGCCCCGCGCCGGAACCCCCGTGCCCTCCGCCGCCCGCCAAGATTCCGCAACCCTACTCGGGCCCGCGGCCGTGCTGCCCCTCCCGACAAGACCACCCTAGGTACGTTTCACCCCGCGTCTTCTATTTCTTCGAACCGCTGCGCCCTGCCGCGCTCCGACCCTCGGAACTTGTTGTTCCACCGCTACTAGGACCTTCGGTCTAGCACCTAGGATCTAGGACCCTTAGGACCTAGGTTCTAGGACCCTTAGGACCTCGGGCCTTCGGCTTAGGACCTAGGATCTAGGACTCTTAGCACCTAGGTTCTAGGACCCTTCGGACCTCGGCCCTTCGGCATAGCACCTAGAATCTAGGACCCTTAGAACCTAGGGCTCGCGGGAGTCGTAAAGCTAGGACGAGGGCTCCgaacatttttaattatttggGAGACGAACCGGATTTACGAAGCCGTACCGACGAGACTCGGCCGTTTCTAATTCTAATTTAAGGACTCGCGAATCAAGATGTCGCGACGGTTCcgcatatacaggatgttccaaaaatgtctcgcaatccggaaatggcgggttcctcggatcatttcttcctttacaaaaatgttctccgatgcaccgttaacgagttatcaacgaaaaacagtgaccgataagaatcgagtacgactgacgcgaggcggcccagccaaccagcgcgcgaagcccagttccgctcattggctcggtcgcctcgcgccagccgagctcgcctctcaacctgcctgggagaacatttttgcaaaggaaatagttgcttcgaatcaaccgaggaacccgccacttttggattgcgagacatttttgggacagtctGTATTTAGCGAAAGGCTTGGGATTTACCGCGGAAGCGTTTCGGTTCGCTTTTCTCCCGCTTTACTCTTCTTCCTTCCTTTGGTCCATCGTTCGAATTTCGCGTTGTTAACTTAACTTAACAAGAGGGAAATTTGAAAGAAAAGCGTGCGACTATCGTCCAGCAGGAAAGCTTCGGGAAACTGTGTTCCCTGCTGCACCCCGCAGCCTGGGCAACTCGTGAAATTAGGTCAGTCGGGCGCCGACAAGTGTCCTCCTTGTTGTTCGCCGCCGGCGAAAGCGTCTCAACCCTTCGGCGGTCCGTCGTCCAGAGAGCCTAGCACGAGGAAGTGCGGCTGTCCGGTGAAGGattatagctgcaactgcaagCAGAAGTGAGAAAAACGTTGAACGGTAATCGACCATCGATCGTTTTTAACAGCGTTCGTAGAACACTATTTTACTATACCCTTTGCGCGTTTCCGACGAAAATGGATGCGATCGAGATCACGTTATTTTCAACCGATCAAAGTTATCGAGGGAAACGATCctcctttatttttatttcgcgcgtATTTCGGCTCCTCGTCGCCGATCGTTCCGCGTTCCCTGTGAAACGATCTTCGAACAAGCGCGCCGCGTTGCTGCTCGCTTCACCGCGCTTTCTCGACGCGAACCTACGTCAAAATTGTCGTGCGATTGCGAGCGCAATGAACAAATAGTCCCTTCGGTGTCGAACGTTTCCCGTTCGCGTTCTTCCATCGGAGTACAAAGATGGGTCgcgattaatattcggacattaATGTGTTTGCCCGAAACGTTGGTTCGGTTGCTGGCTGGAAACGTCCCGGGACATCGGTGCGATAGAACGCGAGAGCGCTTGACATAACCGCGAGGAGGATATTAGGGCCTGGACAACTGTTGTAGCAATTAAAAGCGGCCGGAAGCGGTGGTTGACGAGTCTCGGGGAAGACGTCGATATGCGGGGAACGTGAAAGAAAAGAACGATACTATGTCGAGCGTCGGGAAAAAGCGCAAGAAGAAGAAAATTCCGAGCCGGACGGAGGAGGATCGGCGACGACGAGAGGCGGAGAAGGAAGCGGCGGACCAAGAACGTTTGCGTAAATGGGAGGAGTGCTGGGAGAGGAAGCTTCGGGCCCAGGAGGAACGCGATTACGCGAAATGCTGCTCGGCCCGAGGGTTGTGCACCGAGCCGAGGACGCGATCGAATCTTTGGGTGAACGTCACCCAGGATAGATCGCTGCAGGAGATAAGCATCGCTATCAAGTAAGAGAACTACGGAGATTCCGTCGAACTCCTCCGACGCCGTCTCCGCGCGGCCCAGCGTTTCGCAATACCTTTGtgtatttgttaattttttcggaAAATGTTTGAACGCGACTCGCGTCGGCTACGAGCGTGAAGCGAAACGAGCAAAGCGTTATCTCGAAtacgttaaccctttcggtacgagcgcgttattcgccgtgacactcccactgtacggggtgccgcgccgaaaatgcgcgcATAACGCTGGGtcggtccacttttgtacgaagattttcttaagcgttaagcaatgactgtgcttaatccgtttctaaatctttctttaaatgtttcctgtgaacattctgtaaagggcctacagaaatatggcttacacggatgccagatgtattcggcactcgtccatattggtcatcggatggatgccggatatatccgggttaaatattgattatatataaatatgaataatataatcaataatgAATCATCAtcatataatcaataataatataatcaatataaaaataataatataatcaatatatgaataatattgattatatataatattatatatatatccattaaagggttaaatattgatCCGTCGATCGCGCTTTCGATGCATCTCGGGGCTTTTCAGGGATGTCCCGGTTCCGAGACCGAAGGCGCCGCCTCTGCCGCCGTCGAAGCCGCAAAGATCGTCGGCGGATTCGGTCCCGGGGAAAGCCGCCGGAAAGAAAGCGCACAAAAAGGTCGGCACaggaaaaaggaaaggaaagtAATCGGCGGTCCCGTCGCAAGGTAAGCCATTTATCGCGAGATACGCCGGCATAAATCGCGATCGCTTTCCTCGGCTGCGACTTCCACTTATTGTTCCCCCACGTTCGCTTTGCTCGAGCGTGTATCCCTGCTGCTTTGCCATTTGTAAAAATACATTGGACCGCGACGGAGACGAAGatggcgtcgcgacgcgttATTCTCGTCGTTGCGCGTCGCACGCGCTCGCCGAACGACCGGaatggaaatacagtaatgtctccctaattgtcgcccaaattgtgcataaaagtggacaatttttggaagagtagatacgattgttcgagccttgcggtttattttcatagttataaattgtccacaattataataacgagccgcgaggctcgaacaatcgtatctcctcttccaaaaattgtccatttttctacagaatctgagcgtcggttagggagacattaccgtattccgTTGCACCTCGCTAATTCCACGGTTGTTTCGCTCATTTTCGCAAGCGCTTGCTCGAGTGGTAGACGAGTCGAAAATGCCGATTCTCGCGGAAGATGATTAGATAGATAAACTCTGTCTTCGGAGTTTCTGTAACAGGCACGTGGAAGATTATTGTCGCGCAATCTCTCTCGACAGCGACTCCGGACGTAAGATTCGAATCGCAAGAGCTCCGCGAGCGTTTCTATTCCACCAACGACGAGGTCTCTCGAGAGACCATCGATTTCCTATAACGCTGGTCCAATAACAGAAGGAACCGGTGGCGCGGTACGTTGAAAAACAAGGAAACCCTGTTAAAAATTGATAtcgtacgtatatatatatatatatatatatatataatttacgtCTATGCGCGTACACGTATAGGTACCAGGTTCGTTACACTCGCATATACGTACATGCATATTATACGTATATCCGTATATGTACGTGTAATATATTCAACGACTCTGCGTCTACGCCCTCCGAGCCTTGTCCAGCCTCGTCCAACTTGCAATTAATTAatgctaaacctaccgcggtcaaaataaccgctttcttattttacaattccgaaaagttccgagactctttcgtgaaaaacgcttgaataagttacatTATCGCTGCAAGTTTTCTAATAAAAACtgtacaaattctaaataaattcggtcttctcactttatGCGAAGCAGTatatgccagttagtattactgcttggtaagTTTAGTATTAAACTCTATCGTGTACAAGTTTACATTCTATCCAGAAGCAGCGGTTCGTAATAATGTTTCTACCTCGAAGTATCGGAGGTAACGACCGGTTCCAGAGGAGAATCGATGCTCTTGCATCAATTTCCCAGCAACCCCGCCACTCGGCTCTCCGTTTCTAAAAGCGACAGAGTTGGGCAATCCCCGAAACCTTCCGGGAACGGGCGTTCATTGACACGTTCCCCGAGAAAGATGACGTTGCAACAGCAAGGACGTTGCACGTCGGGCGTTATTCCTGTCCCCGAGGGGAGCACTCGGGAGAGAGGAaaggccgagagagagagacgtctcGATAAAAGCCGACCGGAAGGggatgagagagagggagagatagagGAAGCGCGGAGTCTGCGCTCTGGTTTCACCCTCTGTTACCACGAACGCGGCGGGCGGGGGGCGGCGGCGGTCGACGGGGTTGTAAGCCGATATTGTCGAGCAGGCGCATTGCCCGACGAGACAGTCCGCGTCCAGGAGGATGGTGGCGATAAAAGAGCATACACATGCATAATCGCGTCTAAACGCACGTTCACCTCCggggctggctggctggctggctggctctcGCCTCTGGCCCTCCGCGTCGCCCTCCAAAATGTGAACCCTGACCCGAAGAGGGGAAATCGCGCGAGAGtgaaatcgccgccttcgtcgAGCGGTGCAACGAGCCGTGCGACCAGCCGTGGTTCCCGTGGTGCGCGCTGCTCGAGTTTTGTTTTGTCCCTCCCTCGCtttctcgttttctctctctccctctctctctctccccctttctcgctctcgcgcgctctctctttttctctctctctccctctctctctctctctctctctctctctctctctctctttctctctcaccgCGTGGCAGAGCAGAGAAAGAGTAGCAAAACCTTTGGCCTTTGACGGATATCCTCCAGTTGACGGTGTGGAATCATGAACAGCTCGCCGCAGAATTCGGAGGTGGTGGCCGGGCAACAGCACCGGGCCGGcggtggtggcggcggcggtggcggcggcgtcgTCGAGAACAGCGACGAGGAAGAATGGAGTGGTGTCGTGGAATGTGTAATGTTATTGCATCGACTCGTGTACCGAAAGaatgatttttatttgctgAAACAGCCTTCCTCGAGCAGTTTCTTGTTGCCCATTTCAAGTTGTTTTTCGTGGTCAAGGAAGTTCTGTGGGTTGCACAACGTGTGTTGAATCTTCATTACCTAAGCATATTTCTATTCTCCGTTCTGTTTTCGTTGTTTTCAGTTCCGTCGTTGCGTCGGCCGGCCCCGTTTTATCCGTTCGTTCCGTTCGCTGTCCGCGCTGCAACGGACTCCAGAAACGCAGCCTCTGGATCGCACTCTGTGTTTCCGTTGCACTTTGTAATCCGGTGAGCTCCGGATCGACGACCCGCGCCGACGATCGCGGCGATCCGCGCGGTCCGCTTTCCATCGGttggctctctctctcctcctcgcGCGAGCCTCTCGAGAACGTTTCGATTCCGTTCCACCGATCCAGAGTTCACCGGCGCCCGCCGCCTCTTTTTCCGTTCCGCTGTCGCGCGCCTCTGGCCGTGTCTCGTAGTCTGTccgtttttctttctctttcgttcGCGACAAGACGACCACGTTATGCGTCTTCGAGTTCGCTCAAGTAACGCGTACCTTCGTAGGCTGTTCTGGAGAGGTCGAAGTCGGATCGAGCGACGCGTACGGACGAGGACAGACGTCGTCGCACCATCATCGTCGAAAAGAAGAACGGCACGTACGGTTTCACCTTGCAGGTAACGTATCCGTTCCACGGGTCACGCGGTCCCTTTATCCCTCCGGGCCTTTTATCGGCACGGAGATTTCGGTTCTGGGGATTTTGGGACGTCGCGAATGTGGAACGTATCGGTGTCGGGTTATCTTTTGGATAACGCGAGAACGTTGCGAGACTCCCGATTCGAGTAACGACATCGGCGAATTGCGCAGAGTTATGGGATCCACTACAAAAGGGAGCAGGAAATCGAGATGGTCACGTACGTGGATTACGTCGAGTACGACGGGCCGGCGTCCAAAGCCGGCATGCGGGAGGGCGACGTGATACTCTCGATAAATGGCCACGAAATGGACCGAGCCGACCACAAAACCCTGGTCAACTTCATAAAGAACTGTGATACTAGGATGCGTATGGTGGTGTCTTTCGAAGACTGCGTGAGAAAGGTGAGAGAAAGAGATTCTGCAACACCCCTGTTGCAGCCCGAGGCGAACGAGCGTTCGttcgttattttattatttatttattgttatgttatttattttattatttattgtttcattttattttccacccccccccccccaggtgGAATTGCATATGCGTTACATCGAGCTGCAACGTGCCCTCCAATCGCGATTAGGCGAGCTGGAGAGGCTGTGCGAGAGGGAACAGTCCATCATAATGGGTCGATGGAAAACCCATTCACTGCCAGCACGAAAACGTACGCCCAACACCGTGATCGCCAACAACCCCAACCAGCCGTCGCCGTCGTCCAGTTTCAACTCCTCGACGATTCAGTGTTGTCGGCCAGCCACGTCTACCGAACACCTTCTGCTGTACAACGTGGTACCCTCTTGAACAACTATATATATCTAACAAATTTCAAGCTCTTCCTTGTCCGGATAACTCGTGTTTCGCCGTCCGGCGACATCTGGTGTCGCTCGTAAAATAATAGCATCTAGCGCCTTAACCTATATCGTTGAGCCTGTCTTTTTAATGTTTTTATAGTTCTCCGATGGTCGGCCGTGCTTGGTGCCCCGGAACGCCGCTTGCCTGGTAGCAGTGGGGCCGCCGCGATCCCGCAGCGATCACCATCACTTTCTGTCGAAGATGTCCAGCGACTCCAGCGTGGCGACCTCTTCGAGACACAGCTATCACCAAGCGAACGGCATGAGCAACACACCGGCGAAATCGAAATCGCACAAGTCTTGCCAGCAACAGCAGCAATCCGGCGGAGAGCCGGCTCTTCATGCTCCTCCTCAGACCAGCTTGTGCGTGGCTTGCATTTCTAGCACGAATCGTCGAAGAGAACAAGCGGACAACGGTAGCTTGGACGCGTACGACCTGGCCAGTCCTTGTTGCGACCCAAATTGCGTGCCTAGTCGGCGTCGTCGGGAGAAACAGAGGCGAGCGAAGACCGAGCAAAATCATCatcaacaacagcagcaacagcaacagcaccagcagcaacagcagcagcaacaacaacagcagcagatGCAGCAGCAACATCATCACGTGCAACGGGatcagcagcagcaacagcaacaacaacagcagcagcaacagcaacacgGTACGCACAATTGCTCGCGAACCTCCGGGCACAGTTTGCATTCCATCACCAGCAGCGACGTCTCTACCATCGCCGACAGCGTAGCTTCCTGCACAACTAGTCTCAGCACGGATACCCTGTATTGGGATCCGACGAATGTTCATCAACGACCACCGCCGTGCCTTCAGTACGCAAAACCAAAGTCCTGGGACAATCTGACCACAAAAGCGTTCGGCGGTTATGGATTTGGGTACGGGTACTTGGACACGGCTACCATAAAGACGCACAGCGCCGAGAGGCCGGGTAAAGGATCCCATGGCCGAGCCAAAACCCCGACCGGCACCGTTCAGAGACGAACGAGCACCAGCACCACGTATTCCGGTAGTTCCGGTAGGCATTTCCAGCCGACAAAGTCTACCGAGAGTCT belongs to Megalopta genalis isolate 19385.01 chromosome 1, iyMegGena1_principal, whole genome shotgun sequence and includes:
- the LOC117221435 gene encoding microtubule-associated protein 10 isoform X2, with protein sequence MGEEQQLFLIEFLVDRVKIPVIRAMQDEPLPACTCVSFQILSLPAIDICQEALTECCACEDGDTQIFKKGKSCLFALPSIVLQKPLTTFPIQMSVYKKLPPGVLPDVMVIGSHRIEARALMNAVLSQQVFKIPNPCQTIKDTFKISTATGQCVGTVTVYARASGFGRKIITRFQIPHNRKPYLFKGAEDSPVFQCKKIPSVCYAPVPVKCTCATKGHHDGGGESSPSPSRRTCCPAPEPPCPPPPAKIPQPYSGPRPCCPSRQDHPRKASGNCVPCCTPQPGQLVKLGQSGADKCPPCCSPPAKASQPFGGPSSREPSTRKCGCPVKDYSCNCKQK
- the LOC117221435 gene encoding uncharacterized protein LOC117221435 isoform X1, yielding MGEEQQLFLIEFLVDRVKIPVIRAMQDEPLPACTCVSFQILSLPAIDICQEALTECCACEDGDTQIFKKGKSCLFALPSIVLQKPLTTFPIQMSVYKKLPPGVLPDVMVIGSHRIEARALMNAVLSQQVFKIPNPCQTIKDTFKISTATGQCVGTVTVYARASGFGRKIITRFQIPHNRKPYLFKGAEDSPVFQCKKIPSVCYAPVPVKCTCATKGHHDGGGESSPSPSRRTCCPAPEPPCPPPPAKIPQPYSGPRPCCPSRQDHPRKASGNCVPCCTPQPGQLVKLGQSGADKCPPCCSPPAKASQPFGGPSSREPSTRKCGCPVKDYSCNCKQNN